tgtcctggattccctgttccagttcctatctgcaccagtgtacatcctctggtctagccatatttctaagataaaattgggatcatgatagtggggtgaggaagcattaaagatctagagcaaagttgtatgtttcgtcgctgctacactgcaccctgactggctcatctccctgagacccttccacaaagggatgtccagttgcctacagatgggctttaggtccctactccgcactccccctcattcacagtgatatgactttttgttctttgatgcctgatacctgatcccacaggctcgtgtgcttcttccatgtgggctttgttgcttctcagctagatggccacttgtttgccttgaaGAACcgacacgctatatcttttgatagccgggcaccatcagctttctttgccacattttgtttatgcacctgctttgtcttcagcaatcttgtcgggaaggtgagcatcacggaatgccagtttaatagaacatagtgttcttgcattgagggaggatttgaatggaggcccaatgtccatctgctacattaatactgaACTTATAaacacatgcacatagatctatttccctatcatcatatataaatatatttacatatgtacatgcctgtatttagaactctataaatgccctttgcctcctagttcttttctctatttctttttattttcctctgtcccactatcatgttcagccttcatttgggtttcaataattcctctcagttacattgcccttgatcaaatccTACCAGACCTTCTACTTCCTCcacaccaccgattttggatcacttgttgttctcttgtccctgggtttgttaacacccactttctctccctcaccttcccctctcccatgttctcctggaactgttggtctcaTCTATTCtgcctatctcatctagatagacctgcagagataatatacacaaaaacaagacagagcaaaacaaagcaacaaaagaaaacaaaacaacaacaaaccaatgacaaaaaagagagaaaagcctgtaaatagtttaaagtctgtttgttgacttttaggagcgtTGtcaggttgagtctgatggggtgccacaccctggccccaaagtctatttttggtattccctcgggacttccttgctctgctccccttgctgttctgttgcatgtccttagtgttttgcctctcagtgtggtgggatcagattgggtgcaatttccacactgtgtctccagtgttgtctcccatagggctgtaggtcagtgagggatgttgtgtcaagtagtggggccggccatgtggtcttttctgtggattggttgctCTGAACAGGCATAttgcctcaaggcttggtgggtcaggatgtgttccactctctcttccttccccttctttgctcccgtgtgctctgatcagacacgtccctctccctgacctgtagcttcagtgctgtcctctgaagtaattcTTTTGGGTGGGAGGGGCGGCTGTCCACATAGTAGGGATTGGGCCCAGCCCCTCAGACTATTCTATTGTTTCTCTGcgtcatgctggtatgttgcgtACACTGTTACCACTCAGGAATGATTAGATATAGGACACATTCTACACTGGCATGAGCTCATTAACATAACAGAGAACCCTATTCCTCCACAGGTAAGGGCATAGGAATCCAatatgttgctgctgttgttgctgaCACACACTTCAGTGCAGGAGCGCTCCCGTTCCCACCCTCCATTCCACAGGTGGTGTGGCCCTGGAGTTCTTGCACATGGCCATGTTGGCCTCTTCCTGCCATTGTCCTGCATGTAGGGCCCTCAGCTCCGTGCCCTCCATTGAGAGATCTGTCCCACAGAGCTCTCCGATCTGTCCCACAGAGCTCTCCAGTCTGTCCATTGCTGGCACTCAGAATTGTCTCAGAATGTGGCTCTGAGCACAACCTGGCCTGGAACAAAGGATGTCAATGGTCTGGGGAGCCCGAAGACCTAGCAGTTCTGTAGGGGTTGTTGGGCGGCGGCTGGTGGGTCAGATGATTAAGAATCCCctcggagggtggggggggggcggcgggaagGCAACTCTAGGATACCTGCAGACCAGGCTATGCCTTTTTCATTGTCAGCCCCCCGTCCCAGAGGGAGCAGTTGTCACGCAGAGGCTCCCGTATTGTGCCTGGAAGGTTGGCAGACTCTGCCACCAAAGGGCTGTCAGAGCCATTGCCATCAGTGGCTCTACCCAGCATGTGTACACCTGTGGCACCAACTACATGAAGGTGTGGGATCAGAGTGCCCTGCGTGCTTGGAACAAGGCCCCGGTGTACCACCTAAAATTGGAGGTGAGGGGTATTGCAGTAGGGCTTTGGGCGTCCAGTGTTTTAAGGAGGTTTTCCAAGAATGTGCACCATCCCTACAGGGCAATAGCAACTGTATTTTCACCTGCAAGCTGCTCCCTGATGAGCGGAGCCTGGTCACAGGAGGTCGGTTACATGGTCTGAATATTTGGGACCTGACACCCACACCCCATCTGAGGGCACGGCTGGCCTCGGAAGGCATCAGGTGCTTTTCCACAGCGATCTCCTCCGATGGCCACATACTAATGGCTTGTTTCAGCGAGTTTGTGGAAATCTGGGATCTGAGGAACCACGTCTTGATCAGGTACGATGTTTGTCCCACCCTCTCACTCCCTCCCGCTTGTGTGCAACTCAGAAAGGAAGGTTTGATGGGGAGGCGGCTTTGGGCAAGCACGTCCCTTTCTGGACcttgcttttctctttttctctgtgtgCGGTAGGGATAGAGGAGTCAGTCGAGAAAATATATCCGAGGCATCCTGGGGTGGGGGTTTCCTTGTCCCCCAAACTTCCAGAACTCAGACCTAGACTTAACCTCTGAGCTGTTTTCCTACCAGGAAGCACCAACTCCCTGGCAATGGGAACAGGTATGTGGACATCACAGGCCCTAAGTTCTGGACAGCAGGTGAGCAGGACACCAACCTGTATACCTGGGATTTGAGGACCTACCAGCATCTGGATAAATACAATGTAGAACAGCAGGTACCTGACTGGTGGCCATTGGGGTTGTGGAGGAAGGCAAACGTGGGTCCCAAGTTGGATGGGAGGGACATGGGTCACCTTGGCAACTACTGAGTTCTGACTTtacaccttcttcaccacagatCCTCGGCATAACCCATGACCCCAGTGAGGAGTGGGTGTTAGTAGGTTTGCAAACTAGTGAAATAACCCTCTGCCATGTTCTCCGGGGGGAGAAATACCAGATAAGGATGCAGTTGGGAGAGAGCTACAACTACAACCTCAAGTTTGCCTCCTCTGGTGAGTGGAAGCCAGGTGACACCTACAGGTGCCCTGCTTTGAGCTCCTTCCTTTGCGTCACCTGAGGCTAGCTTTACTGCAGACTCTTAAATGTGCCCCCAAGCCCCGAGCCCCAATATTGGCCAGATGTAGATCCACGTGTTCACTTGACTCATCCCAAGGGGAGAGCCCAAGGCTCTTGTGTTTGAATGAACCCCGCCCTTCTTCCTCCCCAGCACTCCTTCCTTGTTTGGGTGCCTTTCCGCCTCTCTTTCCCTAGTCAGCCTCCTGCTTGTTTGGCTCTCTCTCCAGTCAGTCGCTTCTGGACACAGAATGTGCATCTAAAGATGCCGGCTGGGTCTCtggctctctatttcttctttccttcacCAGGCAGCTATTTTGTGACCACAATGAATCAGAAGATCTATGGCGTGGGGGCACCTTCTCTACGAAAGCTGTTTCAGGTACTGGAAGGAGGATACACAAGCCCAGACATTC
The sequence above is drawn from the Tenrec ecaudatus isolate mTenEca1 chromosome 18, mTenEca1.hap1, whole genome shotgun sequence genome and encodes:
- the TLE7 gene encoding transducin-like enhancer protein 7 isoform X2 yields the protein MSGEKEEASFNVPRVCGITEERRDVPGSSAIPSEREQSVQYQQESLPSTSQQSPAPSTTHGEMGSVAWQPEGIQTLEKSEYQATGLSAGQPGEDVDSGASATQGSRNYQPCSQDPSPEGQLLLSTIPPVPEGAVVTQRLPYCAWKVGRLCHQRAVRAIAISGSTQHVYTCGTNYMKVWDQSALRAWNKAPVYHLKLEGNSNCIFTCKLLPDERSLVTGGRLHGLNIWDLTPTPHLRARLASEGIRCFSTAISSDGHILMACFSEFVEIWDLRNHVLIRKHQLPGNGNRYVDITGPKFWTAGEQDTNLYTWDLRTYQHLDKYNVEQQILGITHDPSEEWVLVGLQTSEITLCHVLRGEKYQIRMQLGESYNYNLKFASSGSYFVTTMNQKIYGVGAPSLRKLFQVVEDSSAVLCFDMSSDNQYLITGSLDTATVYEQLY
- the TLE7 gene encoding transducin-like enhancer protein 7 isoform X1; its protein translation is MSGEKEEASFNVPRVCGITEERRDVPGSSAIPSEREQSVQYQQESLPSTSQQSPAPSTTHGEMGSVAWQPEGIQTLEKSEYQATGLSAGQPGEDVDSGASATQGSRNYQPCSQDPSPEGQLLLSTIPPVPEGAVVTQRLPYCAWKVGRLCHQRAVRAIAISGSTQHVYTCGTNYMKVWDQSALRAWNKAPVYHLKLEGNSNCIFTCKLLPDERSLVTGGRLHGLNIWDLTPTPHLRARLASEGIRCFSTAISSDGHILMACFSEFVEIWDLRNHVLIRKHQLPGNGNRYVDITGPKFWTAGEQDTNLYTWDLRTYQHLDKYNVEQQILGITHDPSEEWVLVGLQTSEITLCHVLRGEKYQIRMQLGESYNYNLKFASSGSYFVTTMNQKIYGVGAPSLRKLFQVLEGGYTSPDIQYLSSRQIPVGYLSEIVPYTSKRTSRVISLIGRKWEEWEPWAEIWGDVSCLQIKPQVYVKPLKPSK